CAAGGAATGCCTTCAATATGAGGTTCAAAGCGTTAACTTTCACTGGTTCAGGTGGCATTTTTTTTTCTTCACTTTGTTCAGCCTCAAGATAGCTCTTAGCACACTGAGAGAATTGGGCAAAATACTGCTTTGCCACCTGCTCAAACATACCTCTACCATACTGAAGGATCTTTCCAGATATATCAACAGTTGCTATCACAGACACTTTCAGAACGTCACCTTCCTCCTTTAGTGTAGCTTCTATGTTAGCCTTTGCTCTTCCTGCTCCTCCCTTTTCTTTACCCTCCCCCGAAAGTACCATGAGACCTTGTGCCTCATCTAACTTCTCATACTTCATATTCCCTACAAAGTTAAGCGATACTGCCCCAAGCTTGAGCTTGACACTTGCTTCAAAGGAACCGTCTTCCTTTATTTCTCTTATCTCCGCACCAGGTATGCACGGCACTATAAACTCAGGATTGGAAAAAAACTTCCAAGCTTCTTTGAAATCTGCTTTCGTCTCAAAGGATTCCTTGACTACCAATTCCATGCGTAACCTCCTGCTTTACTTTTCTCAAACTCTCCCCCGTCTTCCCCCAATAAACTTTTAGTATCTCTGCCATTATGCTAAAGGCAACTTCTTCAGGCGTAAAGCTACCGAGATCAAGTCCCGCAGGGCAGTAAACCCTATCATCAAGGTCAAGACCTTCTGAGAGCTTTAAGAATCTCTTTCTTGAGCTTACGACACCTATGTATGAAGCTTCTGACATGAGAGCTTGCTTTAAGGAAAGTCTATCCGCTTTAAGGTTGTGATTTGCAACTATAACAAAGCTTCCTTTCGCCATCTTCACCTTTTCGGAAGGTTCGTGTAAAAAGACTTCAAAGCCAAGTATCTGCGCAATTTCACGAAAGTGGTGAGCTTCCTCGCCACCTCCAAAGATGTGCACAGGCGGATACCGTAAAAGAGTATCAAAAAATATATCTCCTTTCAGATATGGTCTTACGCCATACTCCTTGATCATGGCTTTGGCTTCCTCTTCAGCAACAAGCAGACTTCCGACAATTGATCTTTCCGTAACCAAAAGTTTTTCGCTGGAAAAGAGTTTTTTTGCTAATACGAACTTTTCTCCAGTGATGAGAGCATCTACCCATGCATCCATAACCTCGTCAAAGTGTAGCGGCTCTATATATATATCCACCTCACCGGGACAGCCCAACCACATACCCCACGAACTCTCCTCTTCCATATTTATCCTCTCAAGCACCGAGTAGTTGCTATTTATTACTTCAAGTGCCGTATCCAAGAGACCTTTCTCAAGGCATCCACCTGATATACTGCATATCTCCTCACCTTCCTCAGTGACCAAAAACTTAGCTCCTTCCTTTCTATAAGATGAACCTCTTACGCTAACTATAGTAAGAAGGGCGCAACGAACGCCCCTCTTTTTGCAATCCAATATGCCTTCCGCCAAGAGTTTGGCTTCTTTCCAGGTCTGCACCTTTATACCCCCAAAGCACTTCTTGCAACTCTTACAAAAAGAGCTTTAGCAAGGCTTCGTCTGTAATCCGCATCCGCATAGTAGTCTCCTATTATATCCTGACCTTCACCAACAAGTTCGGAAGCTCTTTTAAGGGTATCAAGACTTACATCCTTTCCTGCAAGAAGGTTCTCCACCCTTGTATCCCTGTATGGCACAGTGACAAAGCCTCCAAAAGCAACCCTCGCACCTTCTATCTTTCCATCTCTTAAAGAGAACTTTACTGCACAATTTACTATGGCAAAACCCGTTGCAGGGTGACCTATCTTCATGTAAGCTGCTCTTTCGTTGTTTTTTATAACAGGCACTCTAACTTCTACCAAAAGTTCATCGGGTTCCAAGGCGGTAGTAAATGTACCCACAAAAAAGTTATCCGCTGGTATTTCCCTGCTTCCCTTTGAACCTCTTGCGACCATAGTGGCTCCTAATGCAAGCATTGTTGGTGGATAGTCAGCGCTTGGGTCTGCGTGAGAAAGAGAACCCGCAATAGTTCCCATATTCCTTACCTGCACATCCGCTATCTCACTGGCACATGCTGATAAAACGGGAACTTTCTCTTTTATAAGGCTTGACTTCTCCACCTCTCTGTGTGTTGTGAGACCTCCTATCCATATCTGTCCACCCTCTTCCTTTATGTACCTAAGCTCCTGCAATCTACCTATGTCTATGATTTTTGAGTATCTGGCAAATCTTAATTTGAGCATAGGGATAAGGCTTTGCCCTCCAGCCAATACCTTAGCTTCATCTCCAAACTTCTTAACAAGCTCTAATGCCTCGTCCAAAGTATTAGCTCTATAGTACTCAAAAGATACAGGTATCATGGTTCACACCTCCAACTTATTTATAGCTCTCCATATCCTTGATGGTGTATAAGGACCATCAAGGTGCTTAACCCCAAAAGGCTTTATAGCGTCTATTATGGCGTTGGCAACTGCTATCTGTCCTGCGATAGCTCCCTCCTCACCAATCCCCTTAGCGCCAAGGGGATTTGCAGGACTTGGAGTTTCAGTAAAGTAGGTTTCCATTTTTGGAATCAGATGAGCTTTGGGAAGGGCATACTCGTTGAAGGAACCGGTAAGAAGCTGTCCGTCTTCCGTATAGACTATATTCTCATACATGGCATGACCTATACCGTGTACTATGCCCCCCTGTATCTGAGCTTCTGCGAGTAGAGGATTTATTATTCTGCCAGCATCGTCAACAGCAACATACTTGAGAAACTTTACTTCACCGGTATCAGGCATGACCTCCACCACACAGCAGTGGATGCCAAAGGGGAATGTAAAGTTAGGCGGATCAAAAAAGGCTTCTGCCTCTAATCCAGGTTCAACGCCTGGAGGTAAGTTCCAAGCCACATTAGCTTGAAGAGCAACATCTTGAATGCTTACCTTCTTGGAAGGGTCCGTCTTAAGGTAATAAATGCCTTCGCTGAACTCTACATCTTCTGGCCTTGTACCAAGCATGTGTGCAGCTATGAGCCTTCCCTTTTCCCTCACCTTCTCTGCTGCTTTGTACACTGCCGAACCACCTGTAGATGTACCTCTGCTTCCATAAGTCCCCCATCCCATAGGAATCATGTCTGTATCTCCGTGAAGCACCTCTATGGCATCCACGGGAACACCGAGTACATCCGCCACTATCTGAGCATAGGTTGTATCCCCTCCTTGACCGTGGGAGTGTGCCCCAGAAAGAACGGTTACTTTACCTGTAGGATGTACCCTGACTACCGCACTTTCCCACTGCCCAGCCTGTAGTCCTACCGCTCCTACAACCGGTGATGGTGCAAAACCACATATGTCTATGCTTGAAACTATACCTATTCCTATGTATCTTCCCTCCTCCCTTGCCTTCTTTTGCATATCTCTGAGAGCTTTATAGTCAACTACCTCCTCAAACTTCTTTAAAACCTTACCAAAATCAATAGAGTCGTAAGAAAGCCCCGTCACTGTCTGCACATTTTCACCTGCTGGGAGATAATTTTTCTTCCTAAGTTCAAGTGGGTCCATGCCAAGTTCGTCTGCAACAAGATCCATCATCCTCTCAAGCAGGAATATGGCCTCGGGTCTGCCTGCACCCCTATCAGCATCCAAAAGCATGGTGTTGGTAAAAACTCCGTGCATGACATAATCAAAGGCTTCTATCCTGTACGGACCTGGCAGTATAAGACCGTGAAGGACTGTAGCAACACCGGGAGCAACAG
The DNA window shown above is from Hydrogenobacter thermophilus TK-6 and carries:
- a CDS encoding CoxG family protein, coding for MELVVKESFETKADFKEAWKFFSNPEFIVPCIPGAEIREIKEDGSFEASVKLKLGAVSLNFVGNMKYEKLDEAQGLMVLSGEGKEKGGAGRAKANIEATLKEEGDVLKVSVIATVDISGKILQYGRGMFEQVAKQYFAQFSQCAKSYLEAEQSEEKKMPPEPVKVNALNLILKAFLAWLLSPFRRIFGGKA
- a CDS encoding XdhC family protein, which codes for MQTWKEAKLLAEGILDCKKRGVRCALLTIVSVRGSSYRKEGAKFLVTEEGEEICSISGGCLEKGLLDTALEVINSNYSVLERINMEEESSWGMWLGCPGEVDIYIEPLHFDEVMDAWVDALITGEKFVLAKKLFSSEKLLVTERSIVGSLLVAEEEAKAMIKEYGVRPYLKGDIFFDTLLRYPPVHIFGGGEEAHHFREIAQILGFEVFLHEPSEKVKMAKGSFVIVANHNLKADRLSLKQALMSEASYIGVVSSRKRFLKLSEGLDLDDRVYCPAGLDLGSFTPEEVAFSIMAEILKVYWGKTGESLRKVKQEVTHGIGSQGIL
- a CDS encoding xanthine dehydrogenase family protein molybdopterin-binding subunit; translated protein: MVIGQPLRRFEDDRLIRGLGQYVEDIKLPRMAYAVFVRSQVAHGRIKSINTEEAKKAEGVIAVITGQDIKDKVGKNFTAWIVPNSNQVSAEVSSRPLLAVDKVRYVGEPVALVIADSRERAFDAAELVEVEYEELPAVASVEKAIQEGAPLVHEEAPGNIALRWHVKSGDVERVFSEADRIVKQRIYINRAAPVPMEPRACIADYNPATGRLTLWVTSQNPHIHRFYLAVVLGIPEHKIRVIAPDVGGGFGAKIDIYNEELVVSYASILLKRPVKWVETRSEHFVASLHGRDFLAELEFAVKNDGRVLGIRGKSYANMGAYLGTVAPGVATVLHGLILPGPYRIEAFDYVMHGVFTNTMLLDADRGAGRPEAIFLLERMMDLVADELGMDPLELRKKNYLPAGENVQTVTGLSYDSIDFGKVLKKFEEVVDYKALRDMQKKAREEGRYIGIGIVSSIDICGFAPSPVVGAVGLQAGQWESAVVRVHPTGKVTVLSGAHSHGQGGDTTYAQIVADVLGVPVDAIEVLHGDTDMIPMGWGTYGSRGTSTGGSAVYKAAEKVREKGRLIAAHMLGTRPEDVEFSEGIYYLKTDPSKKVSIQDVALQANVAWNLPPGVEPGLEAEAFFDPPNFTFPFGIHCCVVEVMPDTGEVKFLKYVAVDDAGRIINPLLAEAQIQGGIVHGIGHAMYENIVYTEDGQLLTGSFNEYALPKAHLIPKMETYFTETPSPANPLGAKGIGEEGAIAGQIAVANAIIDAIKPFGVKHLDGPYTPSRIWRAINKLEV
- a CDS encoding FAD binding domain-containing protein — protein: MIPVSFEYYRANTLDEALELVKKFGDEAKVLAGGQSLIPMLKLRFARYSKIIDIGRLQELRYIKEEGGQIWIGGLTTHREVEKSSLIKEKVPVLSACASEIADVQVRNMGTIAGSLSHADPSADYPPTMLALGATMVARGSKGSREIPADNFFVGTFTTALEPDELLVEVRVPVIKNNERAAYMKIGHPATGFAIVNCAVKFSLRDGKIEGARVAFGGFVTVPYRDTRVENLLAGKDVSLDTLKRASELVGEGQDIIGDYYADADYRRSLAKALFVRVARSALGV